Proteins encoded together in one Psilocybe cubensis strain MGC-MH-2018 chromosome 8, whole genome shotgun sequence window:
- a CDS encoding Syntaxin-6, with amino-acid sequence MSVDPYHAVQQEIQNSLQTAAQLQSSFLRIRNMAREDSEELMWARNELKATLATLEADLEDLEESVKIVESTDARMFGLDDAEVQKRRRYVGHVRKEIETTNNVPSEVQNMRANVSSSPSASQPSGSGTQLHAISPRAGPGSPFSERYGDDHQSEWARQEQQIMLQQQDHTMDSIAGTLNTLAQQASLMGQEIEEHNEMLTDLEANVDRSDQKLNDAMRRMRKFLRDSEEKGSGWCIIILMIVLMALLLAVILV; translated from the exons ATGTCTGTAGACCCTTACCATGCTGTGCAACAAGAGATCCAGAACTCTCTGCAGACCGCTGCACAGCTGCAGTCGTCATTTCTTCGTATAAGGAATATGGCGAGGGAAGATAGTGAAGAGTTGATGTGGGCCAGGAATGAG TTGAAGGCCACACTCGCGACGCTAGAGGCAGACCTTGAAGATCTGGAGGAGAGTGTCAA GATTGTAGAGTCAACAGATGCAAGAATGTTCGgacttgatgatgctgaGGTTCAAAAACGGCGGAGATATGTGGGGCATGTACGAAAAGAAATAGAG ACCACTAATAATGTCCCTTCGGAAGTCCAGAACATGAGAGCCAACGTATCCTCATCCCCATCTGCCTCGCAGCCATCAGGGTCCGGTACGCAGCTTCACGCAATTTCTCCTCGAGCAGGCCCTGGTTCACCATTCTCAGAGAGATATGGGGACGACCACCAATCGGAATGGGCTCGACAAGAGCAGCAG ATTATGCTTCAACAGCAAGACCACACGATGGATTCAATAGCGGGCACGCTAAACACACTAGCACAGCAAGCGAGCTTGATGGGCCAGGAAATCGAAGAGCATAACGA AATGCTTACTGACCTTGAGGCGAACGTGGACCGGTCAGATCAGAAGCTCAACGACGCGATGCGACGTATGCGAAAATTCCTACGCGATTCAGAAGAAAAGGGCAGCGGGTGGTGCATCATCATTCTGATGATCGTGCTCATGGCGCTACTGCTGGCCGTCATTTTGGTATAA